One Antarctobacter heliothermus DNA segment encodes these proteins:
- a CDS encoding leucyl aminopeptidase, with translation MTDLRAISFAEVALDGIDETGGRLAVVVSPEGTLSPGARRLNRLTKGALGRAVESEAFGKLDAGDAMTLAWPSGLMVEALDIVKLARRPATVEARKAGGTLARLAGKAALTMLVEATRLPEEIALGVALRSYAFTARKSKPDEAPAAAVMMVKAPDEAEAAFASARAVAEGVAFTRDLVSEPANVLSTTEFAARLEALRDTGLEVEVLEEDKLAELGMGALLGVGMGSAMPSKVVVMRWKGAEGAPLALIGKGVVFDTGGISLKPAAGMEDMTMDMGGAGVVAGVMKALALRKAQAHVVGLVGLVENMPSHMAQRPGDIVTSMKGDTIEVINTDAEGRLVLADVMWHAQESEQPSAMIDLATLTGACIIALGHDNAAVFSNDDALAGDFLKAAGAEGEGAWRLPLGKSYDDLIKSQKADMKNVGGRPAGAITAAQFLQRFVKDGIPWIHLDIAGVAQVTKDTDLAPKGATGWGVMALDRLVRDRFE, from the coding sequence ATGACCGATCTGCGCGCGATCAGCTTTGCCGAGGTGGCTCTGGACGGAATTGACGAAACGGGCGGGCGTCTGGCCGTCGTGGTGTCACCCGAAGGCACGCTCAGCCCCGGTGCGCGGCGTCTGAACCGGCTGACCAAAGGCGCGCTGGGACGCGCGGTTGAAAGCGAGGCGTTCGGCAAGCTGGACGCAGGGGACGCGATGACGCTGGCTTGGCCGTCTGGCCTGATGGTCGAGGCGTTGGATATCGTCAAGCTGGCCCGCCGTCCCGCAACGGTCGAGGCCCGCAAGGCCGGTGGCACGCTGGCGCGGCTGGCAGGTAAGGCGGCACTGACCATGCTGGTCGAGGCGACGCGCCTGCCAGAGGAGATCGCCCTTGGCGTGGCCCTGCGCAGTTACGCCTTTACCGCGCGCAAATCCAAGCCGGATGAGGCCCCTGCGGCCGCCGTGATGATGGTCAAGGCCCCGGATGAGGCAGAGGCCGCGTTTGCCTCCGCCCGCGCGGTGGCCGAAGGCGTCGCCTTTACCCGCGATCTGGTGTCTGAGCCAGCCAACGTGCTGTCGACGACAGAGTTTGCCGCCCGGCTGGAGGCGCTGCGCGACACCGGGCTGGAGGTTGAGGTTCTCGAAGAGGACAAGCTGGCCGAACTGGGTATGGGCGCGCTGCTGGGCGTGGGCATGGGATCGGCCATGCCCTCCAAGGTTGTCGTGATGCGCTGGAAGGGGGCCGAGGGCGCGCCGCTGGCGTTGATCGGCAAAGGTGTGGTGTTCGACACCGGCGGTATCAGCCTCAAACCCGCCGCTGGCATGGAAGACATGACCATGGACATGGGCGGTGCGGGTGTTGTCGCGGGCGTGATGAAAGCACTGGCTCTGCGCAAGGCGCAGGCGCATGTGGTCGGTCTGGTTGGTCTGGTTGAAAATATGCCGTCGCACATGGCGCAGCGTCCGGGCGACATCGTGACATCCATGAAGGGCGACACAATCGAGGTCATCAACACCGATGCCGAAGGGCGGTTGGTGCTGGCGGATGTGATGTGGCACGCACAGGAAAGCGAACAGCCCTCGGCCATGATCGATCTGGCTACGCTGACTGGAGCCTGCATTATTGCACTGGGGCATGACAACGCGGCGGTTTTCTCAAACGACGACGCGCTGGCGGGGGATTTCCTCAAGGCTGCCGGGGCCGAAGGTGAAGGCGCATGGCGTTTGCCGCTGGGCAAGTCCTATGACGACTTGATCAAGAGCCAGAAGGCCGACATGAAAAACGTCGGCGGCCGCCCGGCGGGGGCGATCACGGCGGCGCAGTTCCTGCAACGTTTCGTCAAGGACGGCATTCCGTGGATCCACCTGGACATCGCCGGCGTGGCCCAAGTGACCAAGGACACCGATCTGGCACCCAAGGGGGCGACTGGTTGGGGCGTGATGGCGCTGGACCGGCTGGTGCGCGACCGGTTCGAGTAA
- a CDS encoding DNA polymerase III subunit chi — protein sequence MGDAYFYHLTRRPLELMLPDLLAKSLERGWRVAVRGTDPDRMDWLDQKLWQGPEEGFLPHGLSGGPHDADQPVLLTTDVQAANDPGCLMAIDGAEVSADEVGALDRVCVLFDGGDSAAVQRARDQWRLLTGAGCKAQYWSEESGRWEKKAES from the coding sequence ATGGGAGACGCCTATTTCTATCACCTGACCCGACGGCCGCTGGAGCTGATGCTGCCGGACCTGCTGGCCAAGTCGCTGGAGCGCGGGTGGCGGGTGGCGGTGCGGGGCACGGACCCGGACCGCATGGACTGGCTGGACCAGAAGCTCTGGCAAGGCCCCGAAGAGGGCTTTCTGCCGCACGGTCTGTCCGGCGGGCCGCACGACGCGGATCAGCCGGTGTTGCTGACCACCGACGTCCAGGCGGCCAATGATCCTGGCTGCCTGATGGCCATCGACGGGGCCGAAGTCTCGGCCGATGAGGTGGGCGCGCTGGATCGGGTTTGCGTGTTGTTTGACGGTGGCGACAGCGCGGCCGTGCAACGGGCGCGAGACCAGTGGCGCCTGCTGACGGGGGCAGGCTGCAAGGCGCAATACTGGTCCGAGGAATCAGGGCGCTGGGAAAAGAAGGCCGAAAGCTGA
- a CDS encoding retropepsin-like aspartic protease family protein — protein sequence MSGDQIGNLIYLVLLGGVLVSWFFVQGRASLGKTMQQMAAWALIFVGVIAVFGLWSDIRGTVMPQQMVVGGEEGGIELPRAPDGHYYVTLQINGTPTRFVVDTGATSVVLTRSAAERAGIDVDSLHFLSAAMTANGKVQTAPVTLDTVELGPFADQRVAAYLNAGDMQNSLLGMTYLDRYSSLQISGGKMVLQR from the coding sequence ATGTCCGGAGACCAGATCGGAAATCTCATCTATCTTGTGCTGCTGGGCGGCGTGCTGGTCAGTTGGTTTTTTGTTCAGGGCCGGGCCAGCCTTGGCAAGACCATGCAACAGATGGCAGCCTGGGCGCTGATCTTTGTCGGAGTGATCGCGGTCTTCGGACTGTGGAGCGACATTCGTGGCACCGTTATGCCGCAACAGATGGTCGTTGGTGGTGAAGAGGGCGGCATCGAACTGCCGCGCGCGCCCGATGGGCATTACTATGTCACCTTGCAGATCAACGGCACCCCCACCCGGTTTGTCGTGGACACTGGCGCAACATCAGTCGTGCTGACACGCAGCGCAGCAGAACGCGCAGGGATCGACGTCGACAGCCTGCACTTTCTTTCCGCGGCGATGACAGCCAACGGCAAGGTTCAGACCGCGCCGGTCACGCTTGACACCGTCGAATTGGGGCCCTTTGCGGATCAGCGGGTTGCGGCTTATCTGAACGCAGGCGACATGCAGAACTCTTTGCTGGGCATGACCTATCTCGATCGCTATTCCAGCCTACAGATTTCCGGCGGCAAGATGGTGTTGCAACGCTGA
- a CDS encoding MarC family protein, with protein MDAAFLISAFVTLFVVIDPIGLTPIFIALTQDTDARHRRMVGYRACGVAFGILTLFAFFGEAVLGFIGISMSAFRIAGGILLFITALDMLFERRTKRREDKADEEEFPDPSVFPLAIPLIAGPGAIASIILLVGQTGDTVEVLSILAVMVAVLLVALALFLIAGPIEHLLGRVGINVVTRVLGMLLAALSVQFVLDGLRNFGLAPA; from the coding sequence ATGGACGCCGCTTTCCTCATCAGTGCCTTTGTCACCCTCTTTGTGGTGATTGATCCCATCGGGCTGACGCCGATCTTTATCGCGCTCACTCAGGACACCGATGCGCGCCACCGTCGCATGGTGGGCTACCGCGCCTGTGGCGTCGCCTTTGGCATCCTCACGCTGTTCGCCTTTTTCGGCGAGGCGGTGCTGGGCTTTATCGGCATTTCGATGTCCGCCTTTCGCATCGCGGGCGGTATCCTGCTGTTCATCACCGCGCTGGATATGCTGTTCGAACGCCGCACCAAACGGCGCGAGGACAAGGCCGACGAAGAAGAGTTCCCCGACCCGTCTGTCTTTCCGCTGGCCATCCCGCTCATCGCTGGACCGGGGGCCATCGCCTCAATTATCCTGCTTGTGGGTCAGACCGGCGACACAGTCGAAGTTCTGTCGATCCTCGCCGTAATGGTGGCTGTTCTGCTGGTGGCGCTGGCCTTGTTCCTGATCGCAGGGCCAATCGAACATCTACTGGGCCGCGTCGGCATCAATGTCGTGACGCGGGTTCTAGGGATGCTGCTGGCGGCGTTGTCGGTGCAATTCGTCCTCGATGGGCTGCGCAATTTCGGACTTGCCCCCGCCTGA
- a CDS encoding ABC-F family ATP-binding cassette domain-containing protein, with translation MLKIENISFSVDGRPLFDGASATIPDGHKVGLVGPNGAGKTTLFRLIKGELTLDGGDISLPQRARIGGVSQEVSASETSLIDTVLEADTERAALMAEAETATGVRIAEVQTRLADIDAWSAEARAATILKGLGFDDDQQKQPCSAFSGGWRMRVALAGVLFAQPDLLLLDEPTNYLDLEGALWLESYLMKYPHTVIVISHDRGLLNRAVNTILHVEDRKLTYYGTPYDGFVKLRAEKRAQLSATAKKQQDRRAHLQGFVDRFRAKASKAKQAQARLKMIERMDMVTPPEEAAKRVFSFPQPDELSPPIINIEGGSTGYGDTVVLRKLNLRIDQDDRIALLGKNGQGKSTLSKLLSDRLPLMDGRMSRSSKLRIGYFAQHQVDELHLDETPLQHLQRERPGTLPPKLRALLAGFGLMAAQAETEVGRLSGGQKARLSLLLATLDAPHLLILDEPTNHLDIESREALVEALTAYSGAVILVSHDMHLLSMVADRLWLVGGGTVKPYEDDLDAYRTMLLTRDAPAKPAKSSKSAPDKPKRPSRDRMQELRSDVRKCEDRIAKIEQMREKLAKKLADPALYENDKVGELEVWNKKYAEVMDALHRAEVMWETAAEKLDAAENA, from the coding sequence ATGTTGAAGATCGAAAACATTTCCTTTTCCGTGGACGGCCGCCCGCTGTTCGACGGAGCCAGCGCCACAATCCCGGACGGTCACAAGGTTGGCCTCGTCGGGCCCAATGGCGCGGGCAAGACCACGCTCTTCCGACTGATCAAGGGTGAGCTGACGCTGGACGGGGGCGACATCTCGTTGCCACAACGCGCCCGCATCGGCGGCGTCAGTCAGGAAGTGTCCGCGTCAGAGACCTCGCTGATCGACACCGTGCTGGAGGCCGACACAGAACGCGCCGCCCTGATGGCAGAGGCAGAGACCGCCACCGGTGTCCGCATCGCCGAGGTTCAGACCCGTCTCGCCGACATCGACGCATGGAGCGCCGAGGCCCGCGCCGCCACGATCCTCAAGGGTCTCGGCTTTGACGACGACCAGCAGAAACAGCCCTGCTCTGCCTTTTCGGGTGGCTGGCGGATGCGAGTTGCACTGGCAGGCGTGCTCTTTGCCCAGCCCGACTTGCTGCTGCTGGACGAACCGACCAACTATCTGGATCTCGAAGGCGCACTGTGGCTGGAAAGCTACCTGATGAAATACCCGCACACGGTGATCGTCATCAGCCACGACCGCGGACTATTGAACCGGGCTGTGAACACGATCCTGCATGTCGAGGACCGCAAGCTGACCTATTACGGCACGCCCTATGACGGTTTCGTCAAGCTACGCGCCGAAAAGCGCGCACAACTCAGCGCCACCGCCAAGAAACAACAGGACCGCCGCGCCCATCTGCAAGGGTTTGTCGACCGTTTCCGCGCCAAGGCCTCCAAGGCCAAACAGGCCCAAGCCCGCCTCAAGATGATTGAGCGGATGGACATGGTCACCCCGCCCGAAGAGGCCGCCAAGCGCGTGTTCTCTTTCCCGCAGCCCGATGAACTGTCGCCGCCGATCATCAACATTGAAGGCGGTTCAACCGGTTATGGCGACACCGTGGTGCTGCGCAAACTGAACCTGCGCATTGATCAAGACGACCGCATCGCGCTGTTGGGCAAGAACGGTCAGGGCAAGTCCACCCTGTCAAAATTGCTGTCCGACCGCCTGCCACTGATGGACGGTCGCATGAGCCGCTCGTCCAAGCTGCGCATCGGTTACTTCGCCCAGCATCAGGTCGACGAACTGCATCTGGATGAAACGCCGTTGCAGCATCTCCAACGCGAACGCCCCGGCACACTGCCGCCCAAACTGCGCGCTCTGCTGGCGGGCTTTGGCCTGATGGCAGCGCAGGCGGAAACAGAGGTTGGTCGTCTGTCCGGTGGTCAAAAGGCGCGCCTGTCGCTGTTGCTGGCGACGCTAGACGCGCCGCACCTGCTGATCTTGGATGAGCCGACCAACCACCTTGATATCGAATCGCGTGAGGCGCTGGTTGAGGCGCTCACCGCCTATTCCGGGGCGGTGATCCTTGTCAGCCACGACATGCACCTGCTGTCGATGGTGGCGGATCGTCTTTGGCTGGTGGGGGGCGGCACGGTCAAACCTTATGAGGACGACCTTGACGCCTACCGCACCATGTTGCTGACGCGGGATGCCCCGGCCAAACCGGCGAAATCCTCCAAATCCGCGCCCGACAAGCCCAAGCGACCGTCGCGCGACCGGATGCAAGAGCTACGCTCTGACGTCCGCAAATGTGAGGACCGTATCGCCAAGATCGAACAGATGCGTGAGAAGCTGGCTAAAAAGCTGGCCGACCCGGCGCTGTATGAAAACGACAAGGTCGGCGAACTTGAAGTCTGGAACAAGAAATACGCAGAGGTCATGGACGCGCTGCACCGCGCCGAGGTGATGTGGGAAACGGCAGCTGAAAAACTGGACGCGGCTGAGAACGCCTGA
- the ndk gene encoding nucleoside-diphosphate kinase — protein MALERTFSIIKPDATRRNLTGKINAKFEEAGLRIVAQKRIHLTKAQAGQFYAVHSERPFYDELCEFMASEPVVVQVLEGEGAILKNREVMGATNPADAAPGTIRAEFAESVGENSVHGSDAPDTAKEEIAFFFSGLELVG, from the coding sequence ATGGCCCTTGAGCGCACTTTCTCAATCATCAAGCCCGACGCCACCCGCCGCAACCTGACCGGCAAGATCAACGCCAAGTTCGAAGAAGCGGGCCTGCGCATCGTCGCGCAAAAGCGTATTCACCTGACAAAGGCGCAGGCTGGCCAGTTCTACGCCGTCCACTCGGAGCGTCCGTTCTATGACGAACTGTGCGAATTCATGGCGTCGGAGCCGGTTGTCGTGCAGGTTCTGGAAGGCGAAGGCGCCATCCTGAAGAACCGCGAAGTCATGGGCGCAACCAACCCCGCCGACGCCGCACCGGGCACCATCCGCGCAGAGTTTGCCGAATCGGTTGGCGAAAACTCGGTCCACGGGTCGGACGCGCCGGACACCGCCAAAGAAGAGATCGCATTCTTCTTCTCGGGTCTTGAACTGGTCGGCTGA
- a CDS encoding endonuclease/exonuclease/phosphatase family protein, producing MSDSSPLRLASYNIRAGLGSDLRRDPLRVLSAISALDADVVVLQEADFRLGSRHSALPRDRIEPETGLRPLPVARNAVSLGWHGIAVLARPELTVDQIHHYPLPGLEPRGAVSVDLPGVRVVGVHLGLLRHSRRQQLDFIRNALDALPPLPTVILGDFNEWSRKVGLGRLAQRYNIVTPGRTYPSTLPLGALDRVAHCAALDIRVLAPPRKENGRHPSDHLPILAEVHHTRRSQPRPLQQ from the coding sequence ATGTCGGATTCTTCACCCCTTCGCCTTGCCAGCTACAACATTCGCGCGGGCCTTGGCTCTGACCTGCGCCGCGATCCGTTGCGGGTGCTGTCGGCGATTTCCGCGCTGGATGCGGATGTGGTGGTTCTGCAAGAGGCTGATTTTCGTCTTGGGTCGCGCCATTCTGCCCTGCCGCGCGACAGGATCGAGCCCGAAACCGGCCTGCGCCCCCTGCCCGTCGCACGCAACGCCGTCAGCCTTGGCTGGCATGGCATCGCGGTTCTGGCCCGGCCTGAGCTGACCGTAGATCAGATCCACCACTATCCTTTGCCCGGACTGGAACCACGCGGAGCGGTCTCCGTCGATCTTCCCGGGGTTCGGGTGGTCGGCGTGCATCTGGGCCTTTTGCGTCATTCGCGCCGCCAGCAACTGGACTTTATCCGCAACGCACTGGACGCCCTGCCGCCCCTGCCCACAGTCATTCTGGGCGATTTCAACGAATGGTCGCGCAAGGTGGGTCTTGGCCGACTAGCACAGCGCTACAATATCGTGACGCCGGGGCGGACGTATCCGTCGACCTTGCCACTGGGGGCGCTGGACCGCGTGGCCCATTGTGCGGCGCTAGACATCCGGGTACTTGCGCCGCCGCGCAAGGAAAACGGGCGCCACCCGTCGGATCATCTGCCAATCCTTGCTGAAGTGCACCACACAAGACGATCACAGCCAAGGCCGCTGCAGCAATAA
- a CDS encoding TfoX/Sxy family protein, whose product MSGTPVSAIRNLGPAFEDACTAAGIPDAESLRALGAHEAYRKLLLAGQRPHFIGYYVLHMALQGRPWNDCKGAEKDALRAQFDGLKAETKAPAQSALDKILNEIGVIAKPEQR is encoded by the coding sequence ATGAGCGGTACGCCAGTCAGCGCCATCCGCAATCTTGGCCCGGCGTTCGAGGATGCCTGCACTGCGGCCGGCATCCCCGACGCCGAGAGCCTTCGTGCCCTCGGCGCGCATGAGGCCTACCGTAAACTGCTGCTCGCCGGCCAACGTCCGCATTTCATCGGCTACTACGTCTTGCACATGGCACTGCAAGGGCGTCCGTGGAACGACTGCAAAGGCGCGGAAAAGGACGCACTGCGCGCGCAGTTTGACGGGCTCAAGGCAGAAACCAAGGCTCCCGCGCAAAGTGCGTTGGACAAGATCCTGAATGAGATCGGCGTGATCGCGAAACCCGAACAACGCTGA
- a CDS encoding isocitrate lyase/PEP mutase family protein → MPDSFRDMHCPGDPFILANAWDAGSAKMLVDLGAKAIATSSAAHAFTLGRSDTGTITRDEALAHAQDLIAAVDVPVSGDFENGFGEAPETCAETVRLAAEIGLAGICIEDTALPGTAPYDATLSAERIRAAASAARALPRDFFLVARADGILTGHYDIEEAIARIQAFEAAGADAVYVPAPPSMEALGRLVNATSLPFNALVSGPFTKHTRAEFAALGVARLSLGSALARATYRTIHTAGEDMFRANGRFDTLSDGLPFDVLNPMLK, encoded by the coding sequence ATGCCTGACAGCTTTCGCGACATGCATTGCCCGGGCGATCCGTTCATCCTTGCCAACGCGTGGGATGCCGGATCGGCCAAGATGTTGGTCGACCTTGGGGCCAAGGCCATTGCCACATCTTCGGCGGCCCACGCCTTTACGCTGGGCCGTTCAGACACCGGCACCATCACCCGCGATGAGGCACTGGCCCACGCGCAGGATCTCATCGCTGCCGTTGACGTGCCCGTATCAGGCGATTTCGAAAACGGCTTTGGCGAGGCACCCGAAACTTGCGCCGAAACTGTGCGTCTGGCCGCCGAGATCGGTCTCGCTGGCATCTGTATTGAGGACACGGCCCTGCCGGGCACCGCGCCCTATGATGCCACGCTGTCAGCCGAACGCATCCGCGCCGCCGCCAGCGCTGCCCGCGCCTTGCCGCGAGATTTTTTTCTTGTGGCACGCGCCGATGGCATCCTGACCGGCCACTACGACATTGAAGAGGCCATCGCCCGCATTCAGGCATTCGAGGCCGCAGGCGCCGACGCCGTTTATGTCCCCGCCCCCCCCTCAATGGAGGCGCTGGGTCGGTTGGTCAACGCCACCAGCCTGCCCTTCAATGCGCTGGTGTCCGGCCCGTTCACCAAACACACCCGCGCCGAATTTGCCGCTCTTGGCGTCGCGCGCCTGTCGCTTGGCTCGGCCTTGGCCCGCGCCACATATCGCACGATCCACACCGCCGGAGAGGACATGTTCCGCGCGAACGGTCGCTTTGACACGCTGTCAGATGGCCTGCCCTTCGACGTATTGAACCCCATGCTGAAATGA
- a CDS encoding pyridoxal phosphate-dependent aminotransferase: MPQLSTRITTLNEGGSDGWEVFYRARKMAAAGQPVTELTIGEHDIGTDASILQAIHASASGGHTGYAMVPGVAELRQAVADRITARTGVPTGPENVLITPGGQAALFAAHVAVLSPGDAALYIDPYYATYPGTIRAASGRAVPVPTEADRAFLPQGAAIRAAAAESGAKSLLVNTPNNPTGMVYPIETLEEIATATIDHDLWLISDEVYDTQVWQGEHISPRTLPGMAERTLVVGSMSKSHAMTGSRAGWLVGPTDAIDRLIDLATSTTYGVPGYIQDGALFALNQGPDLEDKISTPFRRRRDLALKVIAEQNTVTAIPAQGAMYLMLDIRATGLSGRDFAEALLDEHLIAVMPGESFGKSAAGHVRVALTVADDRLVEALKTLCAFADNKARADA, from the coding sequence ATGCCCCAACTCTCCACCCGCATCACCACACTTAACGAAGGCGGTTCCGACGGGTGGGAGGTGTTCTACCGCGCCCGTAAAATGGCCGCCGCGGGCCAGCCAGTGACCGAATTGACCATCGGTGAACATGACATCGGCACCGACGCGTCGATCCTTCAGGCCATCCACGCATCGGCCAGCGGTGGTCACACCGGCTATGCCATGGTGCCCGGCGTGGCTGAACTGCGTCAGGCCGTGGCCGACCGCATCACGGCGCGCACCGGCGTGCCCACCGGCCCTGAAAACGTGCTGATCACCCCGGGTGGGCAGGCCGCACTCTTCGCCGCCCATGTCGCCGTCCTGTCACCCGGCGATGCCGCGCTTTACATTGACCCGTATTACGCCACCTACCCCGGCACGATCCGCGCCGCCTCAGGGCGCGCCGTTCCGGTGCCGACAGAGGCGGACCGCGCTTTCCTGCCCCAGGGGGCCGCTATCCGCGCCGCCGCCGCAGAAAGCGGCGCCAAAAGCCTACTGGTCAACACCCCCAACAACCCCACCGGAATGGTCTACCCGATTGAAACGCTTGAGGAGATCGCAACCGCAACCATCGACCACGATCTATGGCTGATCTCGGACGAGGTCTATGACACGCAGGTTTGGCAAGGCGAGCACATCAGCCCGCGCACCCTCCCCGGCATGGCAGAGCGCACGCTGGTCGTCGGGTCGATGTCAAAAAGCCACGCCATGACCGGCTCGCGCGCCGGTTGGCTGGTTGGCCCGACAGACGCCATCGATCGGCTCATCGATCTGGCCACCTCGACCACCTATGGTGTCCCCGGATATATCCAAGACGGCGCGCTGTTTGCCCTCAATCAAGGTCCAGACCTTGAAGACAAGATCTCCACTCCGTTCCGCCGTCGCCGTGATCTCGCGCTGAAGGTGATCGCCGAACAAAACACCGTCACCGCTATCCCCGCTCAAGGGGCCATGTACCTGATGCTCGACATCCGCGCGACCGGTCTCTCAGGGCGCGACTTTGCCGAGGCATTGTTGGATGAACACCTGATAGCCGTCATGCCGGGCGAAAGCTTTGGCAAATCCGCCGCCGGTCACGTCCGCGTTGCCCTGACCGTCGCGGATGACCGCCTTGTCGAGGCGCTGAAAACCCTTTGCGCCTTTGCGGACAACAAGGCCCGCGCCGATGCCTGA
- a CDS encoding DNA-packaging protein codes for MTDGERLALPYLFDFWAHPHQLPPEGDWRTWVILGGRGAGKTRAGSEWVRAQVEGSKPLDKGRCRRIALIGETYDQAREVMVYGESGILACTPFDRKPKFNASRRTLIWPNGAEAVLFSAQDPEALRGPQFDGAWADELAKWKKARDVWDMLQFGLRLGDAPRVCVTTTPRNIEVLKELLETPSTVSTHARTEANRAHLAASFLEEVRARYEGQSLGLQELDGVLLDQVDGALWTREMLDGARAGRLPQMDRVVVAVDPPAGKGPRSDACGIVVAGIVEADDPRNRRAYVLEDASIQGLSPTGWATAALEAAARWEADRVVAEVNQGGAMVETTLRQVDPYVSYKAVHATEGKSVRAEPVAALYEQGRVKHAGGMDKLESQMCLMTPHGYEGSGSPDRVDALVWALTELMLGKRPIKRTPKVRVL; via the coding sequence ATGACCGACGGGGAGCGCCTTGCGCTCCCCTATCTGTTCGATTTCTGGGCCCATCCGCATCAACTGCCACCCGAGGGCGACTGGCGGACTTGGGTGATCCTAGGCGGGCGCGGCGCGGGCAAGACGCGGGCCGGGTCGGAATGGGTGCGTGCGCAAGTTGAGGGCTCCAAGCCGTTGGACAAGGGCCGCTGTCGGCGGATTGCCTTGATCGGTGAGACTTATGATCAGGCGCGCGAGGTGATGGTTTACGGCGAGAGCGGTATTCTGGCCTGCACCCCGTTTGACCGGAAACCAAAGTTCAATGCCTCTCGCCGGACGCTGATCTGGCCGAACGGGGCAGAGGCGGTGCTGTTTTCGGCGCAAGACCCCGAGGCGCTGCGCGGGCCGCAGTTTGACGGGGCTTGGGCGGATGAGTTGGCGAAGTGGAAAAAGGCGCGGGACGTCTGGGACATGTTGCAGTTCGGTCTGCGGCTGGGGGATGCCCCACGCGTCTGCGTGACGACGACACCGCGTAACATCGAAGTCTTGAAGGAGTTGCTTGAGACGCCCTCGACTGTGTCGACCCACGCCCGGACAGAGGCGAACCGAGCGCATCTGGCAGCCTCTTTCCTAGAGGAAGTGCGGGCGCGCTATGAGGGGCAATCACTGGGTTTGCAGGAACTGGACGGCGTTTTGCTGGATCAGGTCGACGGGGCCTTGTGGACGCGCGAGATGCTTGACGGCGCGCGTGCCGGACGGCTGCCGCAGATGGACCGGGTTGTGGTGGCGGTGGACCCGCCGGCGGGCAAGGGGCCACGATCGGATGCCTGCGGCATCGTGGTGGCCGGGATTGTCGAGGCGGACGACCCGCGCAACCGGCGGGCCTATGTGCTGGAGGATGCCTCTATCCAAGGGTTGTCGCCTACGGGGTGGGCCACGGCCGCGCTGGAGGCGGCGGCGCGCTGGGAGGCGGACCGTGTGGTGGCAGAGGTCAATCAGGGCGGAGCGATGGTGGAAACCACGCTGCGGCAGGTCGATCCCTATGTGTCCTACAAGGCCGTGCATGCCACCGAGGGCAAGTCTGTTCGGGCCGAGCCGGTAGCCGCGCTGTACGAACAAGGGCGCGTGAAACATGCGGGCGGGATGGACAAGCTGGAATCGCAGATGTGTCTGATGACGCCACACGGCTATGAGGGGTCGGGCAGTCCTGACCGCGTAGATGCGCTGGTCTGGGCGTTGACGGAGCTGATGCTGGGCAAGCGCCCGATAAAGCGGACACCAAAAGTGCGCGTGCTTTAG